The DNA window ATCAGGCCGACCGGACCGCGCCGGATCCACCCGGTCACGTACGTGGACGGCAGGGGGCTGCCGGCCTCCATCACGCGGCCGCCCTCGTCCGGGACCGTGCCCGACGCGACGTCCCAGGGGAGCTTGGGCAGTTCGTCGGAGAGGTAGCCGACGGCCCGGTAGACGGACTGGACGTCCCAGTCCGTGAACCGGCCGGTGCCCTTGACGTTGCCGGTGCCGTCGAGCTCGGTGCGCTCGGTGCGCAGGCCGACCACCTTGCCGTCCTCGCCGAGCACCTCGGCCGGCGACTCGAAGAAGTGCAGGAACAGCTTGTGCGGCCGGTCGCCGATGTCGCGAATGGCCCAGTTCTCCAGGGTCTTGGCGACCATGTCGGCCTGCTTGTTGGCGCGGCGGGTCGCGATCGAGCCCTCGTCGTAGTCGATGTCCTCGGGGTTGACGATGACCTCGATGGTGGGCGAGTGGTCCAGCTCGCGCAGCTCCATGGGGCTGAACTTGGCCTGGGCCGGACCGCGGCGGCCGAAGACGTGCACCTCGAGGGCCTTGTTGGCCTTGAGGCCCTCGTAGACGTTCGGGGGGATCTCGGTCGTCAGCAGTTCGTCGGCCGTCTTGGCGAGGATCCGCGCGACGTCGAGGGCCACGTTGCCGACACCGAGCACGGCGACCTTCTCGGCCTCCAGCGGCCAGGTGCGCGGGACGTCGGGGTGGCCGTCGTACCAGGAGACGAAGTCGGCGGCGCCGTAGGAACCCTCCAGGTCGACGCCCGGGATGGTGAGGGCGCGGTCGGCCGTGGCGCCGGTGGAGAAGATCACGGCGTCGTAGAAGGAGTGCAGCTCGTCGAGGCTGATGTCGTTCGGGTAGTCGACGTTCCCGAAGAGGCGGACCTGCGGCTTGTCGAGCACCTGGTGCAGGGCGGTGATGATGCCCTTGATCCGCGGGTGGTCGGGAGCCACTCCGTAGCGGATCAGGCCGAAGGGCGCGGGCATCCGCTCGAACAGGTCTATGGACACACCGGGCTCCGCCGCGGCCTCGGACTTCAGCAGCGCGTCGGCGGCGTAGATCCCGGCGGGGCCGGCACCGACGATTGCTACCCGCAGAGGTCGAGGCATGACAGAGGTTCCCTTCGAACGGCGACACGGTGGATCACACGTGATCAAAGGGAACCCTAAACTAAGGCAATCCTAACCCAGCACCCGGTATCGCCTTATGACCCCATCAGCGGAACTTATGACCCCTCCAAGCGATCCTTGGGGTGCTGGTCGTGCACCCGCCCACGGCTTCCGCGGAACGCGCTGGTCAGCAGGCACGCCAGCTGACAGACTGAAACGGCTTGATCACCCCAGGAGGACACATGGCAGACGAAGCAGAGACCCCGCAGGACGAATCTCCGGCCGACGAGGCCAAGCGCAAGTTCCGGGAGGCGCTGGAGCGCAACGCCGCGAACGCCCAGTCGCAGCAGGCGCACCAGTCCCGCGCGAAGGTACAGGGCGCCAGCAGCGGCCCCGGCGGCAAGAACAAGAAGGTCCGCCGCAAGACCGGCTGACCCTCGGACACGAGGAGCTCAGTCTCGCCGCCGCGGCGGCGGGACCGGGCCACCTCCCCGCATTGGGCCACCCGGGTGAGTGGGGATAACCACCCGCACCGAAAGCAGTTGATCAGCTCGTCCCGCCGAGGGCGGCTATTCATGCGACAGTGCGACAGAAGGATTCCCCACATGTTCAAGAAGTTCATGGCCACCGCCGCGGTCACCGCCTCCGTACTGGGCGCGGGCGCTGCCGTAGCCACCCCGGCGATGGCGATCGGCAACGACGACGGCGTCAACACCGTCAACGGCAACGGCGCCGCGCAGGTCTACGGCAACCAGGAGACCCGGGGCGCAATGAGCCCGCAGGCGAGCCTGGTCCAGGGCACCGCCAACAAGCTCTGCATCGGCCTGCCGGCCAAGGTCAACGCCCAGTCGATCCTCGCCCTGGTCAACGTCGGCGTCCAGGACATCAACGTCCTGTCCAACCCGATGAACCAGCAGTGCGCCGAGAACTCCACCCAGGCCAAGGGCGACGAGTCGCTCTCGCACATCCTCAGCAACATCCCGGTCCTCTCCGGCAACCTCTCCGCCGGCAGCTGACCTTCCGGTCCTCCGGGCGCGCGCCGGCGCGGCATGCCACGCCGGCGCTTTTCGTTTGGTCTAGACCTTGACAGGTTCAGACCATTCCACTTCAGTGGGCACTGTTGCCGCCCCACGGCAACTCCCCCCACTGAAGGAGCAGTTACGTGATACGTGCGCTTCGCCGCCGTGCCCTCCTCCTGGCCGCCGCCGCGACCGCCACGGCGGGCCTCGGCCTCGGCCTCCTCCTCCCCTCCTCCCCCGCCGCCGCGGCGGCCCCGTGCGCCGGCGCCTGGGCCTCGTCCGCCGTGTACACGGGCGGCATGAGCGCCTCGTACAACGGGCGCAACTGGCAGGCGAAATGGTGGACCCAGGGCGAGACGCCCGGGACCACCGGCCAATGGGGCGTGTGGGCCGACCAGGGCGCCTGCGGCGGCGGGGGCCAGGAACCGGACCCGGATCCCGGCAACCCGTCCGGATTCGTGGTCTCAGAGGCCCAGTTCAACCAGATGTTCCCGAACCGGAACCCCTTCTACACCTACAACGGCCTGGTCGCGGCCCTTACCGCGTACCCCGGTTTCGCGCAGACCGGCGACGACACGGTCAAGCGGCGGGAAGCGGCCGCCTTCCTCGCGAACGTCTCGCACGAGACCGGCGGACTGGTCCACATCGTCGAGCAGAACCAGGCCAACTACCCCCACTACTGCGACGCGAGCCGACCCTACGGCTGCCCGGCCGGCCAGGCCGCCTACTACGGGCGCGGTCCCATCCAGCTGAGCTGGAACTTCAACTACAAGGCGGCCGGCGACGCGCTCGGCATCAACCTCCTCGCCGATCCGTACCTCGTCGAGCGGGACCCGGCGATCGCCATGAAGACGGCTCTCTGGTACTGGAACACCCAGAACGGCCCGGGCACGATGACCGCCCACGCGGCCATGGTGAACGGCGCGGGCTTCGGCGAGACCATCCGCTCCATCAACGGCTCCCTGGAGTGCAACGGCGGCAACCCCGCCCAGGTCCAGAGCCGGATCTCGAAGTACCAGAGCTTCACCCAGCTGCTCGGCGTGACCCCGGGCAACAACCTGGGCTGCTGACCGAGAGCCGTCCCGGCCCCGCACCCGCGCGCCCCGCGCCCCGCGGTTCAGCGCGAGGCGCGCAGTGCGTGGGCCAGGGCGGTGGCGAGCTGGGCCCTCGATCGCACGTCGAGCTTCTGGTAGATGCGGGTCAGCCGGGCCTCCACCGTCTTGACGCTGAGGAACAGCTTCGCCGCGGCCTCCTGGTTGCTGGCCCCCTGGCTGACCAGCAGCGCGAGCCGGGTCTCGGCCTCGGTCAGGGCGGCGGCCGCCGTCTCCGTGCGGCCCCCCTCCGCGGCGGGCTCCCGCGCGAGCTCGGACCACGGAGTGGCGCCGGCCCGCTCGAACACCTCGGCCGCGGCCAGGAGCGCGACCCGTGCGGGTGCGCGCCGCCGGCGGCGGCGTTCCACCCGGGCGAGCGCGAGCAGCGTGCGGCCCCGCTCCAACGGCAGCCGGAGGGCGTCGAACCGCTGCGCCGTCGCCTCCAGGAGCTGTACGGCCGCGTCCGCATCGCCCTGCGCGGACAGGCACAGGCCGCGGGCCCGGTCGAGGGCGGCGACCACTCCGGTGCGGCCGAGGCCGCGCGCGACGGG is part of the Streptomyces subrutilus genome and encodes:
- a CDS encoding rodlin, whose protein sequence is MFKKFMATAAVTASVLGAGAAVATPAMAIGNDDGVNTVNGNGAAQVYGNQETRGAMSPQASLVQGTANKLCIGLPAKVNAQSILALVNVGVQDINVLSNPMNQQCAENSTQAKGDESLSHILSNIPVLSGNLSAGS
- a CDS encoding FAD-dependent oxidoreductase, whose translation is MPRPLRVAIVGAGPAGIYAADALLKSEAAAEPGVSIDLFERMPAPFGLIRYGVAPDHPRIKGIITALHQVLDKPQVRLFGNVDYPNDISLDELHSFYDAVIFSTGATADRALTIPGVDLEGSYGAADFVSWYDGHPDVPRTWPLEAEKVAVLGVGNVALDVARILAKTADELLTTEIPPNVYEGLKANKALEVHVFGRRGPAQAKFSPMELRELDHSPTIEVIVNPEDIDYDEGSIATRRANKQADMVAKTLENWAIRDIGDRPHKLFLHFFESPAEVLGEDGKVVGLRTERTELDGTGNVKGTGRFTDWDVQSVYRAVGYLSDELPKLPWDVASGTVPDEGGRVMEAGSPLPSTYVTGWIRRGPVGLIGHTKGDANETVANLLADHAEGRLLTPPAPAPEAVEAFLAERAVRYTTWEGWHRLDAAEKALGEPQGRERVKIVERDEMLEASGA
- a CDS encoding glycoside hydrolase family 19 protein: MIRALRRRALLLAAAATATAGLGLGLLLPSSPAAAAAPCAGAWASSAVYTGGMSASYNGRNWQAKWWTQGETPGTTGQWGVWADQGACGGGGQEPDPDPGNPSGFVVSEAQFNQMFPNRNPFYTYNGLVAALTAYPGFAQTGDDTVKRREAAAFLANVSHETGGLVHIVEQNQANYPHYCDASRPYGCPAGQAAYYGRGPIQLSWNFNYKAAGDALGINLLADPYLVERDPAIAMKTALWYWNTQNGPGTMTAHAAMVNGAGFGETIRSINGSLECNGGNPAQVQSRISKYQSFTQLLGVTPGNNLGC
- a CDS encoding DUF5302 domain-containing protein, which gives rise to MADEAETPQDESPADEAKRKFREALERNAANAQSQQAHQSRAKVQGASSGPGGKNKKVRRKTG